A genomic segment from Mustela lutreola isolate mMusLut2 chromosome 15, mMusLut2.pri, whole genome shotgun sequence encodes:
- the LOC131815656 gene encoding LOW QUALITY PROTEIN: hepatitis A virus cellular receptor 1-like (The sequence of the model RefSeq protein was modified relative to this genomic sequence to represent the inferred CDS: deleted 2 bases in 1 codon; substituted 1 base at 1 genomic stop codon), translated as METTRGAGKLRPGVPVGHNHHVTLGSHLRPPATSDGCCSFLHSSDWRCVVSYIQVIGVVGHSITLPCTYSRAPGVTTMCWGRGACPMSRCSDEVVWTNGSHVTVRKHPCYKLKGSILRGNVSLTIENVAQTDRGLYCCCVEHKGWFNDMKRTLSLEIKPAGHQCSEVTSVPRSPRVFTSTSSMPALTQNLKPETTSSSALXTAGTQPTGPLERSTRQPTDSPLYSCPTDGNGTVTQSSDGLWYSNQTHVSLAQNPWTTTSKGLYIGICITAAVLFTVLAIVITKKYVCVRNKLEQLKALGVADTQPCLHLHECACHPLEVVCFS; from the exons ATGGAGACCACCAGAGGAGCTGGAAAACTCCGTCCTGGCGTACCTGTAGGCCATAACCATCATGTAACCTTGGGTAGCCATCTCAGGCCTCCTGCTACTTCTGATGGATGCTGTAGTTTCTTACACTCAAGTGATTGGCGTTGTGTAGTTTCTTACATTCAAGTGATTGGCGTGGTGGGTCACTCCATCACGCTGCCCTGCACCTACTCAAGAGCCCCTGGAGTCACTACCATGTGCTGGGGTCGAGGGGCATGTCCCATGTCCCGTTGCTCCGATGAAGTGGTCTGGACTAATGGATCCCATGTCACTGTTCGGAAGCACCCATGTTATAAGCTAAAGGGAAGCATTTTAAGAGGGAACGTATCTTTGACCATAGAGAATGTGGCCCAGACTGACCGTGGTCTCTACTGTTGCTGTGTTGAGCACAAGGGGTGGTTCAATGATATGAAACGCACCCTGTCACTGGAGATAAAGCCAGCT GGTCACCAGTGTTCCGAGGTCACTAGTGTTCCAAGGTCACCTAGGGTCTTTACCTCTACTTCTTCAATGCCAGCACTCACGCAGAACCTCAAGCCAGAAACTACTTCATCCTCTGCCCTGTAGACAGCAGGAACCCAGCCTACTGGGCCACTGGAAAGGAGCACAAGACAGCCCACCGATTCACCATTGTACTCCTGCCCCACCGATGGGAATGGCACTGTGACACAGTCTTCAGATGGCCTTTGGTATAGCAATCAAACTCATGTGTCGCTGGCACAGAATCCATGGACGACCACCAGTAAGGGACTGTACATCGGCATTTGCATTACTGCTGCGGTATTGTTCACCGTGCTGGCCATCGTGATTACCAAAAAATATGTCTGCGTAAGAAACAAGCTGGAACAACTAAAGGCTCTGGGCGTTGCAGATACCCAACCTTGCCTGCATCTACATGAATGTGCTTGTCATCCTTTAGAGGTGGTCTGCTTTTCCTAA